From Virgibacillus natechei, the proteins below share one genomic window:
- a CDS encoding ATP synthase subunit I: MMKEYEAMTARQRKWMLYLLAILVLAVGFAPYPRIFQGLLLGTAASAYNLWLLQRKMGQFAQSIEDNKTRAGIGTLSRLAAAMLVTLIALRFEEHFHIIAVVVGLVSYYIIMMADLIIHTYIRSRKRGSRN, from the coding sequence ATGATGAAAGAATATGAAGCAATGACAGCGCGCCAACGTAAATGGATGCTCTATCTTCTCGCAATCTTGGTACTTGCAGTAGGTTTCGCACCATATCCGCGTATTTTTCAAGGCCTTTTATTAGGTACTGCAGCAAGTGCTTATAACCTATGGCTTCTTCAGCGGAAAATGGGGCAGTTCGCACAATCGATAGAAGATAACAAAACAAGAGCGGGGATTGGAACATTGTCAAGATTGGCCGCAGCAATGCTAGTTACCTTAATCGCGCTTCGATTTGAAGAACACTTTCATATTATTGCTGTGGTTGTCGGGCTGGTATCTTATTATATTATAATGATGGCAGATCTTATTATTCATACGTACATACGCAGTCGAAAGCGTGGCAGCCGCAACTAA
- the atpA gene encoding F0F1 ATP synthase subunit alpha, with product MSMKAEEISTLIKQQIENFDTDIEVTDIGTVIEVGDGIARAHGLDNIMAQELVEFSSGVMGLAQNLEESNVGIVILGPYTDIKEGDEVRRTGRIMQVPVGENLLGRVVNPLGQPIDGKGQVETTGTRPMEGAAPSVMDRQSVDEPLQTGIKAIDALVPIGRGQRELIIGDRQTGKTTVAVDTIINQKDEDMLCIYVAIGQKESTVRSTVETFRRYGVLDKTIVVSAGASDPAPLLYMAPYAGTAMGEEFMYNGKHVVVVFDDLSKQAAAYRELSLLLRRPPGREAFPGDVFYIHSRLLERAAKLNDTLGGGSLTALPFVETQAGDISAYIPTNVISITDGQIFLQSDLFFSGVRPAINAGLSVSRVGGSAQIKAMKKVAGTLRLDLASFRELEAFSQFGSDLDKSTLAKLGRGQRTVEILKQGLHQPIAVEKQVMIIYALTKGHLDDVPVEDITRFESEFHVWLDSNRKELLSSIRETGKLPETSDMDDAVETFKKTFLPSNNK from the coding sequence ATGAGCATGAAAGCTGAAGAAATTAGTACATTGATTAAGCAACAAATCGAAAATTTTGATACAGATATTGAAGTAACAGATATTGGAACAGTTATTGAAGTTGGGGACGGTATTGCTCGTGCTCACGGTCTTGATAATATCATGGCCCAAGAACTTGTTGAGTTTTCAAGTGGCGTTATGGGCTTGGCACAAAACCTAGAAGAAAGCAACGTAGGTATTGTTATATTAGGCCCGTATACAGATATTAAAGAAGGCGATGAAGTTCGTCGTACAGGCCGTATTATGCAAGTACCTGTTGGAGAAAATTTGCTTGGACGAGTGGTTAACCCGCTTGGACAGCCAATCGACGGAAAAGGCCAGGTTGAAACAACAGGAACACGTCCAATGGAAGGAGCGGCACCAAGTGTTATGGATCGTCAATCGGTTGATGAACCATTACAAACCGGTATTAAAGCAATCGATGCACTGGTACCAATTGGACGCGGTCAGCGTGAACTTATTATCGGAGATCGTCAAACAGGGAAAACAACGGTGGCCGTTGATACGATTATTAACCAGAAAGACGAGGATATGCTTTGTATTTATGTAGCGATTGGACAAAAGGAGTCAACGGTCAGAAGCACTGTGGAAACCTTCCGTCGTTACGGGGTATTGGATAAGACAATCGTTGTGTCAGCTGGAGCATCAGACCCGGCACCATTATTATATATGGCACCATATGCTGGTACAGCCATGGGTGAAGAGTTTATGTATAACGGCAAACATGTTGTCGTCGTATTTGATGACTTGTCGAAGCAGGCAGCAGCATATCGTGAACTATCCTTGCTTCTTCGTCGTCCACCAGGCCGTGAAGCATTCCCAGGTGATGTTTTCTATATACACTCCCGTTTACTGGAGCGTGCAGCAAAATTAAACGACACATTAGGTGGCGGATCCTTAACTGCACTACCATTTGTTGAAACACAAGCAGGCGATATTTCTGCCTATATCCCAACAAACGTAATCTCCATAACCGATGGACAGATCTTCCTGCAATCAGACTTATTCTTCTCCGGTGTTCGTCCGGCGATTAACGCGGGGCTTTCGGTATCACGTGTAGGTGGATCTGCACAAATTAAAGCGATGAAAAAGGTTGCAGGAACGTTACGTCTAGACTTGGCATCCTTCCGCGAACTGGAGGCATTCTCGCAATTTGGTTCAGACCTGGATAAATCAACGCTGGCAAAATTAGGGCGTGGTCAACGTACTGTTGAAATCCTTAAACAAGGACTGCATCAACCGATAGCTGTTGAAAAACAGGTGATGATCATCTATGCATTAACCAAAGGCCATCTGGATGATGTACCGGTTGAGGATATCACCCGTTTTGAATCTGAATTCCATGTTTGGTTGGACAGCAATCGTAAAGAATTACTATCATCCATCCGTGAAACCGGTAAACTTCCAGAAACAAGCGATATGGACGATGCTGTAGAAACATTTAAGAAAACGTTTCTACCAAGCAATAATAAATGA
- the atpF gene encoding F0F1 ATP synthase subunit B — MTIGATVGGLRIGDMAVQLFFFLLLLFLLKKFAWGPVMNVMEKRENYVAGEIESAEKSRAEAEIAAKEASDQLHQTKQEAQKMIEDAKNAGVKQEQDIVESARLEAERIKQAAQDDIQNEKEQALQALQDKVSSLSVLIASKVIEKEISEQDQEALINEYIKEIGEER; from the coding sequence ATGACAATTGGAGCAACAGTAGGTGGATTAAGAATAGGAGATATGGCAGTACAATTATTCTTCTTTCTATTATTGCTTTTTTTGTTAAAGAAATTCGCTTGGGGACCTGTAATGAATGTGATGGAAAAGCGTGAAAACTATGTAGCAGGAGAAATAGAATCTGCTGAGAAAAGTCGCGCCGAGGCTGAAATTGCCGCTAAAGAGGCAAGTGATCAGTTACATCAAACAAAACAAGAAGCACAAAAAATGATAGAAGATGCTAAAAATGCTGGTGTTAAACAAGAGCAGGATATTGTTGAATCGGCTCGTTTAGAAGCAGAACGTATTAAACAAGCGGCTCAAGATGATATTCAAAATGAAAAAGAGCAGGCACTTCAAGCATTGCAAGATAAAGTTTCATCGTTATCTGTACTTATTGCAAGTAAGGTCATAGAAAAAGAAATCAGTGAACAGGATCAGGAAGCATTGATTAATGAATACATTAAAGAGATAGGAGAAGAGCGATGA
- a CDS encoding F0F1 ATP synthase subunit epsilon encodes MKTLTVSVVTPDGPIMEDSFEMVSCKSEVGELGILPGHVPLVAPLSISAVRLKSGNDTVQLAVNGGFMEVKSEKVTILAQTAEKPSDIDVKRAEEAKTRAENRLQTKQDDIDFQRAELALKRAINRISVGQ; translated from the coding sequence TTGAAAACACTAACGGTGAGTGTTGTTACTCCTGATGGCCCAATAATGGAAGATAGTTTTGAAATGGTTAGCTGTAAATCAGAAGTTGGAGAGCTTGGTATTTTACCAGGGCATGTTCCACTAGTCGCTCCCTTATCAATTAGCGCTGTACGCTTGAAAAGTGGTAACGATACGGTGCAACTAGCTGTTAACGGTGGATTCATGGAGGTAAAATCAGAGAAAGTGACAATTCTTGCACAGACTGCTGAAAAACCTTCTGATATCGATGTCAAGCGTGCAGAGGAAGCCAAAACACGTGCAGAAAACCGTCTACAGACTAAACAGGACGATATTGACTTCCAACGGGCAGAATTAGCACTCAAACGAGCAATAAACCGAATAAGTGTCGGTCAGTAA
- a CDS encoding DUF1146 family protein, producing the protein MIDIGIGQLAVVSIISHIIFISLTWRVVVSINFDPLIRKDRVVEARILLLFITIVIGSGVSRFFLEILQWSRDLLYLF; encoded by the coding sequence ATGATTGATATCGGAATTGGTCAATTAGCAGTTGTAAGTATAATCTCACATATAATTTTTATTTCCCTCACATGGCGGGTGGTTGTATCAATCAACTTTGATCCGCTAATTCGTAAAGATCGTGTCGTAGAAGCTAGAATCTTATTGTTATTTATCACAATCGTTATTGGTTCTGGTGTAAGTCGATTTTTCCTTGAAATATTACAATGGTCAAGAGATCTATTGTATCTTTTTTAA
- the atpD gene encoding F0F1 ATP synthase subunit beta, which yields MSKGHVTQVTGPVVDVKFDEGQLPDINNALTVRAQASEGQEEIDLTLEVALHLGDNSVRTIAMSSTDGVTRGMAAENTGNPISVPVGDVTLGRVFNLLGENIDLDEPLSADVRRDPIHREAPKFENLSTETEILETGIKVVDLLAPYIKGGKIGLFGGAGVGKTVLIQELINNIALEHGGLSVFAGVGERTREGNDLYYEMKDSGVINKTAMVFGQMNEPPGARFRVALTGLTMAEYFRDEKGSDVLLFIDNIYRFTQAGTEVSALLGRMPSAVGYQPTLATEMGQLQERITSTDKGSVTSIQAIYVPADDYTDPAPATTFAHLDATTNLDRSLSEEGIYPAVDPLGSTSRALDPENVGDEHYQVATEVQQTLQKYKELQDIIAILGMDELGDEDKLTVSRARRLRFFLSQNFHVAEQFTGQKGSYVPVAETIKGFREILDGKHDDIPEDAFRLVGRIEDVVEKAKGME from the coding sequence TTGAGCAAAGGACATGTAACACAAGTGACGGGACCTGTCGTTGATGTGAAATTCGATGAGGGACAGCTCCCGGATATTAATAACGCCTTAACTGTTCGGGCGCAAGCAAGTGAAGGACAGGAAGAAATTGATCTTACACTGGAAGTAGCACTGCACCTGGGTGATAATAGTGTACGTACAATTGCGATGTCTTCCACAGACGGTGTCACGCGTGGAATGGCAGCAGAAAATACAGGTAATCCGATTTCCGTTCCAGTAGGAGATGTCACGTTAGGCCGGGTTTTCAACCTGCTGGGTGAAAATATCGACCTTGATGAACCATTGTCAGCTGACGTGCGCCGGGATCCAATTCACCGGGAAGCACCTAAATTTGAGAACCTGTCAACAGAGACAGAAATTCTGGAAACAGGTATTAAGGTTGTCGATTTATTGGCACCCTATATTAAAGGTGGTAAGATTGGATTATTTGGAGGAGCCGGTGTTGGGAAAACGGTTTTAATCCAGGAATTAATCAATAATATTGCACTGGAGCATGGTGGTCTTTCCGTGTTCGCTGGTGTTGGTGAGCGTACACGTGAGGGGAATGACCTTTACTATGAAATGAAAGACTCCGGTGTTATTAACAAAACTGCTATGGTATTCGGTCAGATGAATGAGCCCCCTGGTGCGCGTTTTCGTGTTGCATTAACAGGACTTACAATGGCTGAGTATTTCCGTGACGAAAAAGGATCAGATGTGCTTCTCTTTATCGATAATATTTATCGTTTCACGCAGGCAGGTACGGAAGTTTCCGCACTTCTTGGTCGTATGCCATCTGCTGTTGGTTATCAGCCAACCCTTGCAACAGAAATGGGACAACTACAAGAGCGTATTACATCGACTGATAAAGGTTCTGTAACATCCATCCAGGCTATTTATGTACCTGCCGATGACTATACAGACCCGGCACCTGCGACAACATTCGCTCACCTTGATGCAACAACAAACTTGGATCGTAGCTTGTCTGAAGAAGGTATCTACCCTGCAGTGGATCCGCTGGGCTCTACATCACGGGCATTGGATCCTGAAAATGTAGGAGACGAGCATTATCAAGTAGCGACTGAAGTTCAGCAAACACTACAGAAATATAAAGAATTACAGGATATTATTGCTATATTAGGTATGGACGAGTTGGGTGACGAGGATAAGCTTACGGTGTCCCGTGCGCGTCGACTTCGGTTCTTCTTATCGCAAAACTTCCACGTAGCTGAGCAGTTTACTGGTCAAAAAGGTTCGTATGTACCAGTAGCAGAAACGATAAAAGGTTTCAGAGAAATTCTGGATGGTAAACATGATGATATTCCAGAGGATGCATTCCGCTTAGTAGGACGTATTGAAGACGTAGTAGAAAAGGCAAAAGGCATGGAATAA
- a CDS encoding F0F1 ATP synthase subunit delta — protein sequence MSEAVVAKRYADALFQLGEEKAILEQLHQELNIVHEVFQGNEQLFTFLKHPRINNERKKELLVEAFAGLSTDALNTIKLLVDRRRTEIIPSIIDHFVQLVNDAQGTAEATVYSVRELSEAERQQLEQTLVKRYSKNKFKLNNVVDPSIIGGIKIRIGNKIIDGSVSGKLDRIKRDIVTAN from the coding sequence ATGAGTGAAGCAGTAGTAGCCAAACGTTACGCAGATGCTCTTTTTCAACTCGGTGAAGAAAAGGCTATTTTAGAGCAATTACATCAAGAATTAAACATTGTTCATGAAGTTTTCCAAGGCAACGAACAACTTTTTACATTCCTAAAGCATCCTCGTATTAATAATGAAAGGAAAAAAGAGCTTTTAGTTGAAGCATTTGCAGGCCTGTCTACAGATGCGTTAAATACAATTAAATTGCTTGTGGATCGCAGGCGCACTGAGATCATTCCATCCATTATTGATCATTTTGTTCAACTGGTAAATGATGCACAAGGAACTGCAGAAGCAACCGTATATTCTGTTCGCGAATTATCAGAAGCGGAACGTCAACAACTTGAACAAACACTTGTAAAGCGCTACTCCAAAAATAAGTTTAAGTTAAATAATGTTGTCGACCCTTCCATTATCGGCGGGATTAAGATCCGGATAGGGAATAAGATCATAGATGGTTCCGTGAGTGGAAAACTGGATCGTATAAAGCGGGATATTGTAACTGCAAATTAA
- the atpB gene encoding F0F1 ATP synthase subunit A, whose translation MDHHTNPVVENVFGISWLSFNLSNVMMIPIVSAIVFFFFLWASRNLQMKPTGMQNFVEWLIDFVKGIINDTMDWKTGKIFLPLGLTLITYILISNLVGVATLGFVGQDLWWKSPTADATLTLTLSAMVVLLTHYYGVKTKGTKAYLKEYVSPVPIMLPFKIIEEFTNTLTLGLRLFGNIYAGEVLLILLVGLGTTGGIFGLIAAPIPLMVWQGFSLFIGAIQAFIFTMLTMVYMSHKVSSDH comes from the coding sequence TTGGACCATCATACAAATCCAGTTGTTGAAAATGTGTTTGGGATTTCTTGGCTTAGCTTTAACTTGTCCAATGTGATGATGATTCCTATTGTTTCAGCTATAGTGTTCTTCTTCTTTTTATGGGCAAGCAGGAACCTTCAAATGAAACCAACAGGGATGCAAAATTTCGTGGAGTGGCTAATTGACTTTGTGAAGGGTATAATTAACGACACAATGGACTGGAAAACAGGGAAGATATTCCTTCCGCTAGGCCTTACGTTAATTACGTACATATTGATTAGTAACCTTGTGGGTGTTGCAACATTGGGCTTTGTAGGCCAAGATTTATGGTGGAAATCACCAACTGCCGATGCGACGTTAACATTAACCCTATCTGCAATGGTGGTCTTATTAACACATTATTATGGTGTAAAAACAAAAGGAACAAAGGCGTATTTGAAAGAGTATGTCAGTCCTGTACCAATTATGTTGCCATTTAAAATTATTGAGGAATTCACAAACACATTAACGTTAGGCTTACGTTTATTCGGAAATATCTATGCAGGTGAAGTTTTACTGATTCTTCTCGTAGGACTAGGAACGACAGGTGGCATATTTGGACTCATTGCCGCGCCGATTCCATTAATGGTATGGCAAGGATTTAGTTTATTTATTGGTGCCATCCAGGCATTTATCTTTACGATGTTAACAATGGTCTATATGTCTCATAAAGTGAGCAGTGACCATTAA
- the atpG gene encoding ATP synthase F1 subunit gamma, translating into MASIRDIKGRMDSTKKTKQITSAMEMVSASKMSKAEQNAKSFIPYSAKIQEVVANIAAEDTDVSHPMLEHRDVKKTGYIVITSDRGLAGAYNSSVLRHLYETVQEKHNSTDEYTVIAVGRMAYEFCKKRNMPIARSIIGVADQPDFADIKELASDTVRMYSDQEIDELSIFYNHYVSAISQQVTTNRILPITDIQEEQTGSNSEYEYEPDQKQILEVLLPQYAESLIFGALLDSKASEHAARRTAMNSATDNADELIDDLELAYNRARQGAITQEITEITGGVAALE; encoded by the coding sequence TTGGCGTCAATTAGAGATATTAAAGGTCGGATGGATTCGACAAAGAAAACAAAACAAATCACATCTGCAATGGAAATGGTATCCGCCTCTAAAATGAGTAAAGCAGAACAAAATGCAAAATCATTTATACCATATAGTGCTAAGATACAGGAAGTTGTTGCAAATATTGCAGCTGAGGATACGGATGTCAGTCATCCCATGTTAGAGCATCGTGATGTTAAAAAGACAGGGTATATTGTAATTACTTCTGACCGCGGTTTAGCGGGTGCGTATAATAGTAGTGTATTAAGGCATCTATATGAGACGGTTCAAGAAAAGCATAATTCGACAGACGAATACACGGTAATTGCAGTAGGGCGCATGGCTTATGAGTTTTGCAAAAAACGAAATATGCCAATAGCCAGAAGTATCATTGGTGTAGCAGATCAGCCGGATTTTGCAGATATTAAAGAACTTGCTTCGGATACAGTGCGCATGTACAGTGATCAGGAAATTGACGAATTAAGCATTTTTTATAATCACTATGTAAGTGCAATTTCCCAGCAAGTTACCACAAACAGGATACTGCCTATTACAGATATACAGGAAGAACAAACTGGATCAAATAGTGAGTATGAATATGAACCGGATCAGAAACAAATTCTGGAAGTACTCTTACCGCAATACGCCGAAAGCTTAATATTCGGTGCATTGTTGGACAGTAAAGCGAGTGAACATGCTGCGCGGAGGACGGCAATGAACAGTGCAACTGATAATGCAGATGAGCTTATCGATGACTTGGAATTAGCCTATAACCGTGCTCGCCAGGGAGCAATTACACAAGAAATCACTGAAATTACTGGTGGAGTTGCTGCACTGGAGTAG
- a CDS encoding S8 family serine peptidase, whose protein sequence is MRYFLSILTFFAVILLFIPTQASEKDMQSVIVEVEGDPVEHKEYLEVYHPFVDVVATYNKLFNGLALQGAPDKLDKMESLEFIKGIHAVQTYEAIETTSTIQADAEVDQVLPSALNNTSYTGKGVKVGVVDTGIDYNHPDLEGNYQGGYDLVDLDNDPMETTPDQGIPTVHGTHVAGIIAANGELQGVAPDAEIHAYRALGPGGSGTSIQVIAAMEQAVEDGMDVMNLSLGNAVNGPDYPTSKAVNRAADLGISVVLANGNDGPENWTVGSPATASNALSIGASSSPQRIPFLYDAQADKAIQLVPMMGAPPWDLETAYQIVNGVEKEANFHGKIVLLERDDVPLYDKAKQAEDKGAIAVLIANNEEGLFEGMVEHENYPLQVPVAAITNEDGKWLHEQIQKESLQLETAYEETESGVAEFSSRGPVTVNWDIKPDLLAPGTNIVSTVPDGYQQLQGTSMAAPHVAGAVALLKEAKPNWTNEQIFGALKTTALRMETEESYPSEPIMQGMGGIQPQEAIDTTTIITDPLLSFGKITSHKEAKTIEVEIENTTNQQQTYSFEIPKKEQGLTWNLPQTFTVDENETKTIPIEVSMNTTQINEGIHQGWLTLNQSDQSFHLPYLFVNQTADNPKATGFEFALKPFSDDTFLYSLYVTEPAEQVQVDLYDPDTLMFKANLLQTDDLAVGMNEGELEESEVADPGHYLAQVTVQLEDGRYESYQTNLYIEITE, encoded by the coding sequence ATGCGCTATTTTCTTTCCATCTTGACATTTTTCGCAGTAATACTTCTCTTCATACCAACACAAGCTTCAGAGAAAGATATGCAATCGGTTATCGTTGAAGTAGAAGGGGATCCGGTCGAACATAAAGAATATTTAGAGGTATACCATCCGTTCGTTGATGTTGTTGCAACTTATAATAAACTGTTCAATGGTTTGGCGCTACAAGGTGCTCCTGATAAACTTGATAAAATGGAATCCCTGGAATTTATTAAAGGCATCCACGCAGTTCAAACCTATGAAGCAATTGAAACTACTTCTACCATTCAAGCAGACGCGGAGGTGGATCAGGTTCTTCCTTCTGCTTTGAACAACACCTCCTATACAGGAAAAGGTGTAAAGGTGGGGGTAGTGGATACAGGCATTGACTATAATCATCCAGATCTAGAAGGAAACTATCAAGGTGGGTATGATTTGGTTGATCTGGATAATGATCCGATGGAAACAACCCCAGATCAAGGTATTCCAACTGTTCATGGCACACATGTGGCAGGAATAATTGCGGCTAATGGGGAGTTGCAAGGAGTCGCTCCAGATGCAGAAATTCACGCCTACCGTGCACTTGGCCCTGGTGGTTCTGGTACATCTATTCAAGTTATCGCAGCGATGGAACAAGCGGTGGAAGATGGGATGGATGTGATGAATTTATCACTAGGTAACGCCGTTAATGGTCCCGATTATCCAACCAGTAAGGCTGTCAATCGTGCTGCCGACCTTGGTATCTCTGTCGTTCTAGCAAACGGAAATGATGGTCCAGAGAATTGGACAGTAGGTTCTCCTGCAACCGCCTCAAATGCTCTATCGATAGGTGCCTCCAGTTCCCCGCAACGTATCCCCTTTTTATATGATGCACAAGCTGACAAGGCGATTCAACTTGTGCCGATGATGGGAGCGCCACCATGGGACTTGGAAACAGCATACCAAATTGTAAATGGAGTGGAAAAAGAAGCCAATTTTCACGGAAAAATCGTGTTGTTAGAGCGTGACGACGTTCCTCTATACGATAAAGCAAAACAAGCGGAGGATAAAGGAGCTATTGCTGTATTAATAGCTAATAATGAAGAAGGATTGTTTGAAGGCATGGTTGAACATGAAAATTATCCACTACAGGTTCCGGTAGCGGCAATTACAAATGAAGACGGCAAATGGTTGCATGAGCAGATTCAAAAAGAATCTTTACAACTGGAAACGGCTTATGAAGAGACCGAGAGTGGTGTCGCTGAATTTAGCTCACGGGGGCCTGTAACCGTGAACTGGGACATTAAACCAGATCTGCTTGCTCCGGGTACGAATATTGTGAGCACCGTACCGGATGGGTATCAGCAACTACAGGGAACAAGTATGGCAGCGCCACACGTTGCTGGTGCTGTTGCGCTACTTAAAGAAGCAAAACCAAACTGGACGAACGAGCAAATTTTCGGGGCATTAAAAACGACGGCACTTCGAATGGAGACAGAAGAATCGTATCCAAGTGAGCCAATCATGCAGGGAATGGGAGGGATTCAGCCTCAAGAGGCAATTGACACAACTACGATCATTACCGATCCCCTCCTATCGTTTGGGAAAATAACATCCCATAAAGAGGCTAAAACGATTGAGGTAGAAATTGAAAATACGACGAATCAACAACAGACCTATTCGTTTGAAATACCCAAAAAAGAACAAGGTTTAACCTGGAATCTCCCACAAACATTTACAGTGGATGAAAACGAAACCAAAACAATACCAATTGAAGTAAGCATGAACACAACACAAATAAATGAAGGAATTCATCAGGGGTGGCTTACTTTAAACCAGAGCGATCAATCGTTTCATCTACCTTATCTTTTTGTAAATCAAACGGCAGATAATCCGAAGGCAACAGGGTTTGAATTCGCGTTAAAACCGTTTTCTGATGATACGTTTTTATATAGTTTGTATGTCACAGAACCAGCAGAACAAGTGCAGGTGGATTTATATGATCCAGACACGCTGATGTTTAAGGCTAACTTATTACAGACAGATGATCTTGCGGTTGGCATGAACGAAGGAGAACTAGAGGAGTCAGAGGTTGCCGATCCTGGTCATTATCTGGCACAAGTAACGGTTCAATTAGAAGACGGGAGATATGAAAGTTACCAAACCAATTTATATATCGAGATAACAGAATGA
- a CDS encoding DMT family transporter, giving the protein MKWLLVLIASAFEVGWATGLKYANDALTWTLTGIAVVISFWLLLKAATSLPTSTAYAVFAGLGTVGTVIVDMVFFNASINIWMLAFVVLLLVGVIGLKTVTGDETSERGVHS; this is encoded by the coding sequence ATGAAGTGGCTACTCGTTCTTATTGCCTCTGCCTTTGAGGTAGGTTGGGCAACTGGACTTAAATATGCAAATGATGCGCTCACATGGACCTTAACAGGAATTGCGGTTGTTATCAGCTTTTGGCTACTCCTTAAAGCAGCGACTTCTCTTCCTACAAGTACGGCTTATGCTGTTTTTGCTGGTTTGGGAACCGTCGGCACAGTGATTGTGGATATGGTCTTTTTCAATGCTTCTATTAACATCTGGATGCTCGCATTTGTTGTACTTCTACTTGTTGGAGTCATCGGTTTGAAAACAGTAACGGGCGATGAGACATCAGAAAGGGGCGTGCACTCATGA
- the atpE gene encoding F0F1 ATP synthase subunit C encodes MEALAAAIAIGLAALGAGLGNGMIVSKTVESIARQPEVRGALQTTMLIGAALVEAIPIIAAVIAFMII; translated from the coding sequence ATGGAAGCATTAGCAGCAGCAATAGCAATTGGACTAGCAGCATTAGGTGCAGGTCTTGGTAACGGGATGATCGTAAGTAAAACAGTAGAAAGTATCGCACGTCAACCAGAGGTACGTGGTGCACTTCAAACGACAATGTTAATCGGTGCAGCACTAGTTGAGGCGATCCCAATCATCGCAGCAGTTATCGCATTTATGATTATCTAA
- a CDS encoding DMT family transporter, which yields MNWFVLIVAGLFEVVGVTGMQRIAKGEKKSGFPILIVGFLISFTLLSIAMETIPLGVAYAVWTGMGTVGSAIVGMIFYNESTDRLRLMFMGMVIVAVVGLRLVSA from the coding sequence ATGAATTGGTTTGTACTCATTGTAGCAGGTCTCTTTGAAGTTGTTGGTGTTACCGGCATGCAAAGGATTGCAAAAGGGGAAAAGAAATCAGGTTTCCCTATTCTTATAGTGGGGTTCCTTATTAGTTTTACTCTACTATCCATTGCTATGGAAACTATTCCACTCGGTGTTGCTTACGCCGTCTGGACAGGAATGGGAACCGTGGGAAGCGCGATTGTAGGTATGATTTTTTACAATGAATCGACTGATCGCCTGCGTCTGATGTTCATGGGTATGGTGATCGTAGCTGTCGTAGGACTAAGGCTTGTTTCAGCTTAA
- a CDS encoding TetR/AcrR family transcriptional regulator — MPKTTRDRIIQAALSSFAKRGYEGTTLAHIAGAVGIQKPSLYNHFSGKDELYLTVAKKVMEESTEVMMTSANAHQEKAVKDRIYIVLTDITDFIHQKHKGVMYKRFMLFPPASLTEDLKKLGQSGDAKIDQLLMNFFEQGRREGVFNVDSFSVFRAGFYILMDGSFTESFYYQDEDFQERLEGAWIVFWRGVSR; from the coding sequence ATGCCAAAAACGACACGCGACAGAATCATCCAAGCAGCACTTTCATCATTTGCCAAACGTGGGTATGAGGGCACAACACTTGCACATATCGCCGGGGCTGTTGGTATTCAGAAGCCATCACTCTATAATCACTTTTCCGGTAAAGACGAATTATATCTGACAGTAGCTAAAAAGGTTATGGAAGAGTCGACAGAGGTAATGATGACCAGTGCGAACGCACATCAGGAGAAGGCCGTCAAAGATCGAATATATATTGTTTTAACCGATATCACGGATTTTATTCATCAAAAACATAAGGGAGTGATGTATAAACGATTCATGTTATTTCCGCCTGCATCACTTACGGAAGATTTAAAAAAGCTTGGGCAATCAGGAGATGCGAAAATTGATCAGCTATTAATGAATTTTTTTGAGCAGGGAAGAAGGGAAGGCGTATTTAATGTGGATTCATTTTCTGTATTCAGAGCAGGCTTTTATATTTTAATGGATGGTTCGTTTACGGAAAGCTTTTACTATCAAGATGAAGACTTTCAGGAGCGTTTGGAAGGAGCGTGGATCGTGTTTTGGCGGGGAGTATCAAGGTAG